Proteins from a single region of Phormidium ambiguum IAM M-71:
- a CDS encoding chlorophyll a/b-binding protein: MQDTTQVTPIADPQERNAWKMGFTPQAEIWNGRLAMLGFAAAVLIELFSRQGVLHFWGFM, encoded by the coding sequence ATGCAAGACACCACCCAAGTCACACCAATTGCCGATCCTCAAGAACGCAATGCCTGGAAAATGGGTTTTACTCCCCAAGCAGAAATCTGGAATGGCCGTTTAGCAATGCTAGGTTTCGCAGCAGCAGTATTAATCGAACTATTTTCCCGCCAAGGCGTTCTCCATTTTTGGGGCTTCATGTAA
- the thiL gene encoding thiamine-phosphate kinase gives MSEAEKLEQKVKEIGEQGLLQKLHRFCPPDIIGDDAAVIQTLPEQSLIVTTDVLVEGVHFSDRTTSPEDAGWRAAAANLSDLAAMGATPLGITVGLAINGNTPVSWVEKLYQGMNDCLQIYHTPIVGGDVVRSAINTISITAFGQANPNCIIRRGNAQPGYAIVVTGVHGASKAGLELLLNPEIGKTLSDTEKNTLIKAHQRPKPRLDILPILWQILSTNYPIPIAGMDSSDGLADAILQICNFSNVGAKIDRSQLPTPPAFLNWLSPQQTLEWVLYGGEDFELILCLPLEIAETLVKNLGKDSAIIGIITQEKTVKLIDSSGNYPDENLNLSQGFQHF, from the coding sequence ATGTCGGAAGCAGAAAAGTTGGAACAAAAAGTTAAAGAGATTGGCGAACAAGGATTGCTGCAAAAGTTACATCGCTTTTGTCCTCCAGATATTATTGGCGATGATGCAGCAGTAATTCAAACTTTGCCAGAACAGTCTTTAATTGTCACAACTGATGTGTTAGTTGAAGGGGTACATTTTAGCGATCGCACTACCTCCCCAGAAGATGCAGGTTGGCGTGCTGCTGCGGCTAATTTATCAGATTTAGCAGCAATGGGAGCAACACCTTTGGGAATCACTGTAGGTTTAGCAATTAATGGCAATACACCTGTTAGTTGGGTAGAAAAACTTTATCAAGGAATGAATGATTGTTTGCAAATTTATCATACTCCGATTGTGGGAGGTGATGTAGTGCGATCGGCAATTAACACCATTTCAATTACTGCTTTTGGACAAGCTAATCCTAATTGCATTATTCGTCGGGGAAATGCTCAACCGGGATATGCAATTGTAGTTACAGGAGTTCATGGAGCTTCAAAAGCTGGTTTAGAATTATTGCTAAATCCAGAAATCGGAAAAACCCTCAGCGACACCGAAAAAAATACCTTAATTAAAGCCCATCAACGCCCTAAACCCAGATTAGATATATTACCAATACTCTGGCAAATATTATCTACCAACTACCCAATCCCTATTGCTGGAATGGACAGCAGCGACGGGTTAGCGGATGCAATTTTACAGATTTGTAATTTTAGTAATGTGGGAGCAAAAATAGATCGATCGCAACTTCCCACACCTCCAGCTTTTCTCAATTGGTTATCCCCACAGCAAACTTTAGAATGGGTATTATATGGCGGCGAAGATTTTGAATTAATCTTGTGTCTTCCTCTTGAAATAGCCGAAACTTTAGTTAAAAATTTAGGAAAAGATAGCGCAATTATTGGCATAATTACCCAAGAAAAAACTGTAAAGCTAATTGATAGTTCAGGTAATTATCCAGATGAA
- a CDS encoding DUF2993 domain-containing protein, with protein MEFITIFLSALLGILGSVGFFVDRFVETAVRQRFQRVEQLQVRIDNAPNYQLIGGKVQRVRIAGRGFWLTPEARIDVLELDTDPLNADIQALRGGKISPLAALRQPAKAAFRLALTQEDVNKLLQSPKISQQLQDLSSRFLGNMSGEQLQAYEIINPKIEFLPENRLRLQVELKQKEGTGTADNNTNQKLAVIAESGIRIVKGQQLELISPAVSINENTIPEFLISALAQNFIDELDLKKLQQSGITARILDFQVNQDKLEIAAFVQVQPQAKPKE; from the coding sequence ATGGAATTTATCACCATATTTCTATCAGCATTGTTGGGTATACTGGGATCGGTAGGCTTTTTTGTCGATCGCTTTGTGGAAACAGCAGTTCGCCAACGATTTCAAAGAGTAGAACAATTACAAGTTCGCATTGATAATGCTCCCAACTATCAATTAATTGGCGGTAAAGTACAAAGAGTAAGAATTGCTGGAAGAGGATTTTGGTTAACCCCAGAAGCCCGCATCGATGTTTTAGAATTAGATACCGACCCTTTAAATGCAGACATCCAAGCACTTAGAGGAGGAAAAATTTCCCCATTAGCAGCTTTACGTCAACCCGCAAAAGCCGCTTTTCGACTAGCATTAACCCAAGAGGACGTAAATAAGCTATTACAATCTCCGAAAATTTCTCAACAATTACAAGACTTAAGTAGCCGCTTTTTAGGTAATATGAGCGGCGAACAACTACAAGCTTACGAAATTATTAATCCTAAAATTGAATTTTTACCAGAAAATCGCTTGCGGCTGCAAGTTGAATTAAAGCAAAAAGAAGGAACTGGAACCGCAGATAATAACACAAATCAAAAGTTAGCGGTAATTGCTGAATCAGGAATTAGAATTGTGAAAGGTCAACAATTAGAATTAATTTCTCCAGCCGTTTCAATTAATGAAAATACGATTCCTGAATTTCTGATTAGTGCGTTAGCGCAAAATTTTATTGATGAACTGGATTTGAAAAAATTGCAACAATCGGGAATTACTGCCAGAATATTAGACTTTCAAGTTAATCAAGACAAATTGGAAATAGCAGCTTTTGTGCAAGTACAACCACAAGCAAAACCAAAGGAGTAA
- a CDS encoding peptidylprolyl isomerase: MSGLSIPVFNMLQRWLKTGLIALLLVTLSVGLCAAGVRESRLPQGNAITDGKALLRYSLPIDNQQVRELQKSLEDISQQLRGKRWSTINADVKKAATIVSDRQSDILASIPDEQKPKAEALINQISENLVPLKAAAEAKNRPELLDQSASILNLVGELEEYMVQKFPFEVPAEYSNLPQLKGRATVKMTTEKGDLTLVLDGYSAPVTAGNFVDLVQRGFYNGLPFIRAEESYVLQTGDPIGKEEGFIDPKTKKYRAIPLEILVKGDEIPTYGITLEDAGRYRDQPVLPFSAYGAVAMARPESEVNGASSQFFFFLFEPELTPAGLNLLDGRYTIFGFVTEGKDVLQKLKQGDKIESAKVIKGAENLVQPK, from the coding sequence ATGTCTGGTTTGAGTATTCCAGTCTTTAATATGCTGCAACGCTGGCTAAAAACTGGCTTAATAGCGTTGCTATTAGTCACCTTGTCAGTTGGACTTTGTGCTGCTGGTGTGCGGGAAAGTCGTTTACCACAGGGTAATGCTATTACTGATGGTAAGGCGCTGTTAAGGTATTCTTTACCGATCGATAATCAGCAAGTTAGAGAACTGCAAAAGAGTTTGGAAGATATTTCCCAACAGTTGCGGGGTAAACGCTGGAGTACGATTAATGCTGATGTTAAGAAGGCGGCTACAATTGTGAGCGATCGTCAATCTGACATACTAGCTAGTATCCCAGATGAACAAAAACCCAAAGCAGAAGCTTTGATTAATCAAATTAGTGAAAATCTGGTTCCTCTCAAAGCTGCCGCTGAAGCGAAAAATCGCCCAGAATTATTGGATCAAAGTGCTAGCATCCTAAATTTGGTAGGGGAATTAGAAGAATACATGGTACAAAAATTCCCCTTTGAAGTACCTGCCGAATATAGCAATTTACCCCAACTCAAAGGTCGTGCTACCGTCAAAATGACCACAGAAAAAGGCGACCTTACTCTAGTACTTGATGGCTACAGTGCCCCTGTTACTGCTGGTAATTTTGTTGATTTAGTTCAACGTGGTTTTTACAACGGTTTACCTTTTATTCGTGCTGAAGAATCTTACGTTTTACAAACAGGAGATCCAATAGGCAAAGAAGAAGGTTTTATTGACCCTAAGACCAAAAAGTATCGTGCTATTCCCCTGGAAATTTTAGTTAAAGGTGATGAAATTCCCACCTATGGCATTACCCTAGAAGATGCCGGACGTTACCGCGATCAACCCGTGCTACCTTTCTCAGCTTACGGTGCGGTAGCAATGGCTAGACCTGAATCAGAAGTTAATGGCGCTTCTTCTCAGTTTTTCTTCTTCCTGTTTGAACCAGAATTAACACCTGCTGGTTTAAATTTGTTGGATGGTCGCTACACCATTTTTGGCTTTGTCACTGAAGGCAAAGATGTTTTACAAAAACTGAAACAAGGTGACAAAATTGAGTCAGCCAAAGTAATTAAAGGTGCGGAAAACTTGGTTCAACCTAAGTAA
- the efp gene encoding elongation factor P, whose translation MISSNDFRPGVSIEWNGGVWKVVEFLHVKPGKGSAFVRTKLKNVQTGNVVEQTFRAGETVPQANLEKSTMQHTYKDGDDYVFMDMETYEESRLSANQIGDRVKYLKDGMEVNVIRWNGQVIDVELPNTVVLEVIQTDPGVKGDTATGGSKPAIVETGAQVMVPLFISIGERIKINTSEDKYIGRE comes from the coding sequence ATGATTTCGAGTAATGATTTTCGACCCGGTGTATCAATTGAGTGGAATGGAGGTGTCTGGAAGGTTGTAGAATTCCTCCATGTAAAACCGGGAAAAGGTTCAGCTTTTGTGAGAACGAAGTTGAAAAATGTCCAAACTGGTAACGTAGTGGAACAAACGTTCCGCGCTGGGGAAACTGTACCCCAAGCCAATTTGGAAAAGAGTACGATGCAGCATACCTATAAAGACGGCGATGATTACGTTTTTATGGATATGGAAACTTATGAAGAATCTCGACTTTCCGCTAACCAAATTGGCGATCGCGTCAAGTACCTCAAAGATGGTATGGAAGTGAACGTCATTCGTTGGAATGGTCAGGTAATTGACGTAGAATTGCCAAATACAGTCGTATTAGAAGTAATCCAAACCGATCCCGGTGTTAAAGGAGATACGGCTACAGGCGGTTCTAAACCTGCAATTGTCGAAACTGGTGCTCAGGTGATGGTTCCTCTGTTTATCTCTATCGGGGAGCGAATTAAGATTAACACCAGTGAAGATAAATACATTGGTCGAGAATAA
- a CDS encoding DUF1295 domain-containing protein, with translation MENTERFSTSKVTQLTAINTAKILTTICLIGCVIIFGVQNFRQVLYLCLHISYCTWWLLEQWFYPQRRQMFNEPVNAIGFISTTAIVGFFYAMPGYLAFTNPTPIALTTVAIALPLYIFGSLINATADVQKMTAKQFEAGLVKDNIWRFSRNINYLGDILRYLSFSVVAGSIWAYLVPGLIVLIYIQRMLQKEQEMAVKYPEFAEYQRSTARFIPFIW, from the coding sequence ATGGAAAATACTGAAAGATTCTCAACCTCTAAAGTTACGCAATTGACAGCAATTAACACAGCCAAAATATTAACTACTATTTGTTTAATTGGCTGTGTTATTATTTTTGGTGTGCAGAACTTCCGCCAGGTACTTTATCTATGTTTGCATATTAGTTATTGTACTTGGTGGCTATTAGAACAGTGGTTTTATCCTCAAAGACGGCAAATGTTTAATGAACCAGTTAATGCCATAGGATTTATTTCGACCACTGCAATTGTAGGATTTTTTTATGCTATGCCGGGATATTTAGCTTTCACAAATCCAACGCCGATCGCATTAACAACAGTAGCTATTGCTTTACCTTTGTACATTTTTGGTAGTTTAATTAACGCTACTGCTGACGTGCAAAAAATGACAGCCAAGCAATTTGAAGCCGGATTAGTGAAGGATAATATTTGGCGATTTTCGCGTAACATTAATTACTTGGGAGACATTCTTAGATATTTGAGTTTTAGTGTGGTTGCTGGTTCAATTTGGGCTTATTTGGTTCCCGGATTGATTGTGCTGATTTACATCCAAAGAATGCTACAAAAAGAACAAGAAATGGCAGTAAAATATCCAGAATTTGCTGAATATCAGCGATCGACTGCGAGATTTATTCCTTTTATTTGGTAA
- the proS gene encoding proline--tRNA ligase yields the protein MRLSQMLFVTLREDPAEAEIPSHKLLLRAGYIRRIGSGIYAYLPLMWRVLQKVSQIVREEMNATGAQECLLPQLQPSELWKESGRWDTYTKAEGIMFALTDRQKRELGLGPTHEEVITTVAKDMIRSYRQLPIHLYQIQTKFRDEIRPRFGLMRGREFIMKDGYSFHADEESLKKTYEDMHNAYSNMLRRSGLSFRAVQADSGAIGGSGSQEFMVLAEAGEDEVLYTEDGKYAANVEKAVSLPADAETSAFTSFEKKETPGTETIEKLCKFLKCSPTQVVKNVLYQAVYDNGMTVLVLVNIRGDQEVNEVKLLNELTKQAENYGGKTVLSLTVPDAESQEKWAAKALPLGYIAPDIGDEYIAGSKQVSSKFLRLVDQTVVELKNFVTGSNESGYHVVGANWNSEFKLPELVVDIRKARPGDRATHNPEQTLKSARGIEVGHIFQLGTKYSQAMGATYTTEQGEELPLVMGCYGVGVSRLAQAAVEQSYDKDGIIWPVAIAPYHAIISIPNVADAQQMEVGEKLYTQLNQAGIETILDDRNERAGVKFKDADLIGIPYRIVTGRSLKDGKVEIVERATHQAQEIAIEEVVTTLQQWIAEKIQK from the coding sequence ATGCGACTCTCTCAAATGTTATTTGTCACATTACGGGAAGACCCAGCCGAAGCAGAAATTCCCAGCCATAAATTGTTACTCCGCGCAGGTTATATTCGTCGCATCGGTAGCGGGATTTATGCTTATCTTCCCTTAATGTGGCGCGTGTTGCAAAAGGTTTCGCAAATTGTGCGCGAAGAAATGAATGCAACAGGCGCACAAGAATGTTTATTACCACAATTACAACCTTCGGAATTGTGGAAAGAATCTGGTCGTTGGGATACTTATACTAAAGCTGAAGGTATCATGTTTGCTCTTACCGATCGCCAAAAGCGCGAATTAGGATTAGGGCCAACTCATGAAGAAGTAATTACTACAGTTGCTAAAGATATGATTCGTTCATATCGACAATTACCCATCCATTTGTACCAAATTCAAACTAAATTCCGCGATGAAATTCGTCCTAGATTTGGTTTAATGCGGGGGAGAGAATTCATCATGAAAGATGGTTATTCTTTCCACGCTGATGAGGAAAGTTTGAAGAAAACTTATGAGGATATGCACAACGCTTATAGCAATATGTTGCGGCGAAGTGGTTTAAGTTTTCGAGCAGTTCAAGCTGATTCTGGTGCGATCGGAGGTTCCGGTTCTCAAGAATTTATGGTATTAGCAGAAGCGGGAGAAGATGAGGTTTTATATACGGAAGATGGCAAGTATGCTGCCAATGTAGAAAAGGCAGTTTCTTTACCTGCGGATGCGGAAACTTCTGCGTTTACGAGTTTTGAAAAGAAGGAAACTCCGGGAACAGAAACCATTGAAAAACTCTGCAAATTCCTGAAATGTTCGCCGACTCAAGTGGTAAAAAACGTGCTTTACCAAGCTGTTTATGATAATGGCATGACAGTTTTGGTATTAGTAAATATTCGCGGCGACCAAGAAGTTAATGAAGTTAAGTTGCTCAATGAATTAACTAAACAAGCAGAAAATTATGGTGGTAAAACTGTTTTATCGCTGACTGTTCCTGATGCTGAGAGTCAGGAAAAATGGGCAGCAAAAGCTTTACCTTTAGGTTATATTGCTCCCGATATTGGTGATGAATATATTGCAGGAAGTAAACAGGTAAGTTCTAAGTTTTTGCGCTTAGTTGATCAAACGGTTGTTGAGTTAAAGAATTTCGTTACTGGGTCTAACGAATCGGGTTATCACGTTGTTGGTGCTAACTGGAATTCTGAGTTTAAATTACCAGAATTAGTAGTTGATATTCGCAAAGCTAGACCTGGCGATCGCGCAACACACAACCCCGAACAAACTTTAAAAAGTGCCAGAGGAATTGAAGTAGGTCATATCTTCCAATTAGGCACAAAATATTCTCAAGCAATGGGGGCAACTTACACTACCGAACAAGGAGAAGAACTACCTTTAGTAATGGGTTGTTATGGTGTGGGTGTATCTCGATTAGCGCAAGCAGCAGTTGAACAATCTTATGATAAAGATGGGATAATTTGGCCTGTGGCGATCGCACCTTATCACGCTATTATTTCCATTCCTAATGTGGCAGATGCTCAACAAATGGAAGTAGGAGAAAAACTTTATACTCAACTCAATCAAGCAGGAATTGAAACGATTTTAGACGATCGCAACGAACGCGCTGGAGTAAAATTCAAAGATGCCGATTTAATTGGCATTCCCTATCGGATTGTTACAGGTCGATCGCTCAAAGATGGTAAAGTCGAAATCGTCGAACGTGCTACCCATCAAGCTCAAGAAATTGCCATTGAAGAAGTAGTAACTACCCTGCAACAGTGGATAGCTGAAAAAATTCAGAAATAA
- a CDS encoding chlorophyll a/b-binding protein, with amino-acid sequence MQGENRNDVKFGFTPQAENWNGRLAMIGFIAAVITELVSGQGVLHFLGLL; translated from the coding sequence ATGCAAGGTGAAAATCGCAACGATGTCAAATTTGGCTTTACACCCCAAGCTGAAAATTGGAACGGTCGGTTAGCAATGATTGGGTTCATTGCTGCTGTAATTACTGAGCTAGTATCCGGTCAAGGCGTTCTGCATTTTTTAGGTTTGCTTTAA
- a CDS encoding GerMN domain-containing protein, with translation MEQRQPIFQLTVGAKRAIAILLLTVGSAAILTSCNQNAPETTVPTTTPTNTVVTPTPTTVPTTAPTTTPTNTVVTPTPDTQNAATKAQIYLVEDRNGKLELVARPITIEQKATNETAILEQSFNRLLTQTQANGNAIPQGTKLRSIKVEKDSITVDLSPEFTSGGGTFSMTGRLGQVIYTATSLNPKGKVFLSVDGKPLDVLGGEGLEITQPMTRESFQKDFTQ, from the coding sequence ATGGAACAGCGCCAACCAATTTTTCAGCTGACTGTCGGCGCAAAAAGAGCGATCGCAATTCTACTTTTAACAGTAGGTAGTGCAGCCATTTTGACTAGTTGCAATCAGAATGCTCCCGAAACCACAGTTCCGACAACTACACCCACCAATACTGTTGTTACACCAACACCTACTACAGTTCCAACAACTGCGCCGACAACTACACCTACCAACACAGTTGTCACACCAACACCAGACACACAAAACGCAGCCACAAAAGCCCAAATCTATTTAGTAGAAGATAGAAACGGTAAATTAGAACTAGTAGCTCGTCCAATTACTATTGAGCAGAAAGCTACCAACGAAACCGCAATTTTAGAGCAGAGCTTTAACCGTTTGTTAACTCAAACTCAAGCAAATGGTAATGCAATTCCCCAAGGAACCAAATTGCGGAGTATTAAAGTAGAAAAAGACTCAATTACTGTGGATTTATCCCCAGAATTTACCTCTGGTGGTGGCACATTTTCTATGACTGGACGTTTGGGACAAGTAATTTACACCGCTACCAGTTTAAACCCCAAAGGCAAAGTTTTCCTCTCCGTCGATGGAAAACCTTTAGACGTTTTGGGTGGAGAAGGTTTAGAAATTACTCAGCCAATGACTAGAGAAAGTTTTCAGAAAGACTTTACCCAGTAA
- the rpoD gene encoding RNA polymerase sigma factor RpoD, with the protein MTQANNVLENLQPPSIEELAFLEEEEADQDDFEDVSPEEDDGKPGKVRSNRRRAQTKKKHYTEDSIRLYLQEIGRIRLLRADEEIELARKIADLLELERIRESLCDQLDRDPHDREWAAAVDMQLPAFRHRLHLGRRAKDKMVQSNLRLVVSIAKKYMNRGLSFQDLIQEGSLGLIRAAEKFDHEKGYKFSTYATWWIRQAITRAIADQSRTIRLPVHLYETISRIKKTTKLLSQEMGRKPTEEEIATRMEMTIEKLRFIAKSAQLPISLETPIGKEEDSRLGDFIESDGETPEDQVSKNLLREDLESVLDTLSPRERDVLRLRYGLDDGRMKTLEEIGQIFNVTRERIRQIEAKALRKLRHPNRNSILKEYIR; encoded by the coding sequence ATGACCCAGGCTAACAACGTACTTGAAAACCTGCAACCCCCCTCAATTGAAGAACTAGCATTCTTAGAGGAAGAAGAAGCGGATCAAGACGATTTTGAAGATGTGTCCCCGGAAGAAGACGATGGAAAGCCTGGTAAGGTACGCTCTAACCGTCGTCGAGCGCAAACTAAGAAAAAGCACTATACAGAAGACTCAATTCGCCTGTATTTGCAAGAGATTGGTCGAATTAGACTGTTACGGGCGGATGAAGAAATCGAATTGGCAAGAAAAATTGCCGATTTGTTGGAATTAGAACGGATTCGAGAGAGTCTTTGCGATCAGTTAGACCGTGACCCCCACGATCGAGAGTGGGCGGCGGCGGTAGATATGCAGTTGCCTGCGTTCCGTCATCGCCTCCATTTGGGGCGGCGTGCGAAGGACAAAATGGTGCAGTCGAACCTACGTTTAGTAGTTTCGATCGCTAAAAAATACATGAATCGTGGGCTGTCTTTCCAAGATTTAATTCAGGAAGGTAGCTTAGGTTTAATCCGGGCAGCTGAAAAATTCGATCACGAAAAAGGCTATAAGTTTTCTACTTATGCGACTTGGTGGATTCGTCAGGCAATTACCAGAGCAATTGCCGACCAATCTCGTACCATTCGCTTACCTGTTCACTTGTACGAAACCATTTCTCGAATTAAGAAAACCACCAAATTGTTATCTCAAGAAATGGGTCGTAAACCTACTGAAGAGGAAATTGCTACTCGCATGGAAATGACCATCGAGAAACTGCGATTCATTGCTAAATCTGCTCAGTTACCTATTTCTCTGGAAACCCCCATCGGTAAAGAAGAAGATTCTCGATTGGGGGATTTTATTGAGTCGGATGGCGAAACTCCAGAAGACCAAGTTTCCAAGAATTTATTGCGCGAAGATTTGGAAAGTGTTTTAGATACTCTCAGTCCAAGAGAACGGGATGTTTTACGTCTGCGTTATGGTTTGGATGATGGCAGAATGAAAACTCTCGAAGAAATCGGGCAAATTTTCAATGTTACCCGCGAACGGATTCGCCAAATCGAAGCTAAGGCGTTGCGGAAGTTACGCCATCCCAATCGCAACAGCATTCTTAAAGAATATATTCGTTAG
- the accB gene encoding acetyl-CoA carboxylase biotin carboxyl carrier protein translates to MELDFNELRELLTVFSQTDVAELTLKSADFELTMRKSIDIGVSQVSEPGNRALASGSAMPAVTAVVPSQTREMVSGGVSDAVTATPAAPAAPPAVDTKWVTVNSPMVGTFYRSPAPGEAPFVEVGDRIRSGQTVCIIEAMKLMNDIEAEVSGQVMQILVENGEPVEYGQPLIRINPD, encoded by the coding sequence GTGGAATTGGATTTTAATGAACTCCGTGAGCTATTGACAGTTTTTAGTCAAACCGATGTAGCGGAGTTGACACTCAAGAGCGCTGATTTTGAACTAACAATGCGAAAAAGCATTGATATTGGCGTTTCTCAAGTGTCCGAGCCGGGTAATCGGGCGCTAGCATCTGGGTCTGCAATGCCAGCTGTTACAGCAGTGGTACCGAGTCAAACCAGAGAAATGGTAAGTGGTGGGGTAAGTGATGCTGTAACAGCTACACCAGCCGCACCAGCCGCTCCTCCGGCGGTGGATACTAAATGGGTAACAGTAAATTCACCGATGGTGGGAACGTTTTATCGGTCTCCGGCTCCAGGGGAAGCGCCTTTTGTGGAGGTAGGCGATCGCATTCGCTCTGGGCAAACCGTCTGTATCATTGAAGCAATGAAGTTAATGAACGACATTGAAGCGGAAGTTTCCGGCCAGGTGATGCAGATTTTGGTCGAAAACGGAGAACCTGTAGAATATGGTCAACCATTGATTCGGATCAATCCTGATTGA
- a CDS encoding methyltransferase family protein: MSNLSLAIQSLFVVLAFLAIFIALPAVLFDVIQKWQVIFLLISYLLFFSGNIWRVWRYGKLSKTNEDAQFKEYSGLVILAVQFISFIIIHWWAIYDFSGVLSPKLVLQVLGIIIVILAIAINQLAIRTLKGLFDRITIKPNHKLITTGIYRQVRHPVYLSYVLLLVGYCTILQSFVSLVLTVVSCTIWLGNRINIEEKMLIEKFGDRYQAYQRKTKKIVPFIY, from the coding sequence ATGAGCAATCTTTCCTTAGCTATACAATCATTGTTCGTAGTATTAGCTTTTCTTGCCATTTTCATTGCGTTACCAGCAGTTTTGTTTGACGTAATCCAAAAATGGCAAGTTATTTTTTTATTAATTAGTTATTTGCTGTTTTTTTCGGGTAATATTTGGCGGGTTTGGCGCTATGGCAAGTTAAGCAAGACTAATGAAGATGCTCAATTTAAAGAATATTCTGGTTTGGTAATTTTAGCAGTTCAATTTATTAGTTTTATTATTATCCATTGGTGGGCAATTTATGATTTTTCAGGGGTACTCAGCCCAAAATTAGTTTTGCAAGTCTTGGGAATAATTATCGTTATATTAGCGATCGCTATTAATCAATTGGCAATTCGCACGCTGAAGGGTTTGTTCGATCGCATTACCATCAAACCAAACCATAAATTAATCACCACAGGTATTTACCGTCAAGTGCGACATCCCGTATATTTGAGTTATGTTTTACTACTTGTTGGATATTGCACGATTCTACAAAGCTTTGTTAGTTTAGTACTGACTGTAGTTAGTTGTACAATTTGGTTAGGAAACAGAATTAATATAGAAGAAAAAATGCTGATTGAGAAATTTGGCGATCGATATCAAGCATACCAACGAAAAACCAAAAAGATCGTTCCTTTCATCTACTGA
- a CDS encoding acetoacetate decarboxylase family protein, with the protein MSYPTAPWTLKGYAIQTVHLVDIERSRPLIPQELEIVAVWPGKTIGGVYLSSYKFGSTLQYNELFVVAGIVSYAGKLGIWVSHIYVDNADSVAGGREIWELPKELAEFTWLTGEESSVTVRQGNKELCSLTYTKPSLTLPVSLALPSFSSSISNFLLFKGEFAARVGLVNGELQVPTDSTFVSLNLAQPWVTAYCDNLRLVANSPEVVGERKVEFSYS; encoded by the coding sequence ATGAGTTATCCGACGGCACCTTGGACATTAAAAGGCTACGCTATTCAAACTGTTCATTTAGTAGATATTGAGCGATCGCGCCCCTTAATTCCTCAAGAATTAGAAATTGTTGCAGTTTGGCCAGGAAAAACCATTGGAGGTGTTTATTTATCATCCTATAAATTTGGTTCAACATTGCAATATAACGAGTTATTTGTAGTCGCTGGAATCGTGAGTTATGCAGGAAAATTAGGAATTTGGGTTTCGCATATTTATGTAGATAACGCTGACTCTGTAGCTGGGGGTCGAGAAATTTGGGAATTACCAAAAGAATTGGCAGAATTTACTTGGTTAACTGGAGAAGAATCTAGCGTAACTGTAAGACAAGGAAATAAAGAACTTTGTAGTCTTACTTACACCAAACCTAGTTTGACATTACCTGTTTCTTTAGCTTTACCAAGTTTTAGTTCTTCTATTTCCAATTTCCTTTTATTTAAAGGTGAATTTGCTGCTCGTGTGGGATTAGTCAATGGTGAATTGCAAGTACCTACAGACAGCACTTTTGTTAGTTTAAATTTAGCGCAACCTTGGGTAACAGCTTATTGTGATAACTTGCGTTTAGTTGCCAATTCTCCAGAAGTGGTAGGAGAAAGAAAAGTTGAGTTTAGTTATTCGTAA
- a CDS encoding ArsR/SmtB family transcription factor, translating into MKQAQPVSQEVVQQVAEYFSILSEPMRLRLLNLLRDGEKCVQELVEATQTSQANVSKHLKVMLQAGILSRRSEGTSAYYKVEDELIFDLCNLVCDRLATRIEQQARHFRDFSLASKE; encoded by the coding sequence ATGAAACAAGCGCAACCTGTATCACAAGAAGTTGTGCAACAAGTAGCTGAATATTTCAGCATTTTAAGTGAGCCAATGCGTCTGCGGCTCTTGAATTTACTCCGCGATGGCGAAAAGTGCGTTCAAGAGTTGGTGGAAGCAACCCAAACTAGTCAGGCTAATGTTTCTAAGCATCTTAAAGTGATGTTACAAGCAGGCATTTTAAGCCGTCGTAGTGAGGGAACTTCCGCTTATTACAAAGTCGAGGATGAGTTAATTTTCGATCTGTGTAACTTAGTTTGCGATCGCCTAGCGACTCGGATCGAACAACAAGCTCGTCATTTTCGTGACTTTAGCTTGGCTAGCAAGGAATGA